GACACCACCAGGGGGCACATCTTCAATGCGAAGGCCTCCTCCGTGGACTGCGTCATCGACGAAGCTTTCGACCGGGAAAATCCGCACCCCTTCAAGGGCAACGTGGATATCGCCAAGCTTGAAAAGGCCCTCGCAGACAACGAGGGGCGGGTGCCCTTCATCATGGTCACTATCACCAACAACTCCGGTGGAGGCCAGCCCGTGAGCCTGAAAAACCTCCGGGACGTGTCCGCCGTGGCCAAAAAACACGGCATTCCCCTGATCCTCGACGCCGCCCGCATGGCGGAGAACGCATGGTTCATCAAGAACCGGGAGGAAGGATGCCGGGACATGACCGTAGCGGAAATACTGAAGGCCACCATGGACACCGCCGACGCCATCACCGTGTCCTGCAAGAAGGACCCCCTGGTGAACATCGGCGGCCTCGTGGCGTGCCGCACGGAGGAAATGTACTACCGGGTCGTCCCGCGGGTCATCCTCTTCGAGGGGTTCGCCACCTACGGCGGCCTCGCCGGCCGGGATCTCGAAGCCCTGGCCGTGGGACTCCGGGAAATGGTGAACGAACAGCACCTCACCCACCGCATCGCCCAGGTCCGCTATCTCGGCGAACTGCTCTCCGAGGGCGGAGTGCCCTGCATCCAGCCCATCGGCGGCCATGCCGTCTTCATCGATGCCGGGGCCTTCCTTCCCCACATCCCCCAAGGGGCCTACCCGGCCGACGTGCTCTCCGTCGAGATCTACCGGGAAGGGGCCGTCCGGGGCATCGGCCTCGGCGCCCTGGCCTTCGAGAACGTGGACGAGAAGACGGGAGAGCGCACCTTCCCGAAGCTGGAGCTCTACCGACTGGCCATCAACCGCCGAACCTACACCAACAGCCACATGGAGTACGTGGCGGAGACCGTCGTCAACGTCTACAGGCGCCGCGATACCATCCGCTACGGCCTGGAGGTCACCTACGAGCCCCCGGTGAAGGGGCTGAAGCACTTCCTTGCCCATCTCAAGCCGAAGAACCTGTAAAACGTACCGAAGGCAGGCCATGAGAAAGCCGCCCCGTTTCCGGGGCGGCTTTCGTCTTTCTTTATGACGGAACGGCTATTTCTTTCCGTAGACGTCCTTGGGGTTCCACGCTTTCCAGACGTTGGCCACAAGATCCGGGCCGGGGTTCAGCACCTTGCCGCCGGGAGTCCAGCCGGAGGGGGTGACTTCCTTGCCGCTCGTTTCCCGGACGAGCTGGAAGGCCTGGACCTGGCGGAGGGTTTCGTCCACATTCCTGCCAACGGGAGGAGTAAGCACTTCCATGGCCTGGATGACGCCGTCCGGGTCGATGATAAAACGGCCCCGGAAATCCACGCCCTGGGCGGGGCTGTAAACGCCGTAGACGGTCCCGATGGCGCCGCCGCCGTCGGAGGCCATGTGGAAGGGCACACCGCCGTCCACCATCTTCGAGAGTTCCGTGTCGTTCCACACCTTGTGGACGAACTGGCTGTCAACGCTCATAGAGATGACTTCAACCCCGAGAGCCTGAAATTCCGCATAACGGTCGGCGACCGCCGACACTTCGGAGGCTCAGACGAAGGTGAAATCACCGGGATAGAAGCAGAGAACAACCCATTTCCCTGCGAAATCGGAGAGTTTCACGGTGGTGAACTTGCCCTTGTAATACGCCGGAGCTGTAAAGTCCGGCGCCTTCATGTCGACGGTGACACCCATTCGAACAACCTCCTTCTTTACCTCCGCGGCAGGCGCGGTTTCGAAACTTGGTCCTTCAACGGTGGACGCGGGAACGGCACATGATACTTTTTCTTCAGCCATGGAACTTCCTCCTTTCAAGATACCCTGAAAAAGACAACGCAGACAGAAAAACATGGAATTCTTCAGTCTATAACCTAAGCATTGACTACAGTCATTTTAATTTTTATTATATGGTAATCAATTTAATTGTCAAGGACTTTTGTGTCTTTTTGTTGCCGTCTTCCCCGGTGGGAGGGCCGATTTTGCACTTTCCGCCGGAACATGTGAAAATAAGCCATCGTCAGGAAAGGGTTGAGTTTATGGGCATTGCCGCAGACCTCATCATCGTCGTCCTCGCCGGCCTTCTCGGCGGTCTTGCCGCCAGGAGGCTGAACCAGCCGCTCATCCTCGGATATATCCTCGCCGGAATCGTGGTCGGCCCCTATACAGGGGGGATCACGCTGAGCGATGTGGACCAGGTTGAGAACCTTGCCGAGATAGGCGTGGCCCTTCTTCTTTTTTCCCTCGGCCTCGAGTTTTCTCTCAGGAGCATCCTTCCCATCAGAGCGGTGGCCCTGGGCGGGACGGGAATCCAGATAGTCTTCACAGTGGCCCTTGGCTGGGGCATCGGGCGGTTCATGGGGTGGGGGACCGTTCCGTCCCTCTGGTTTTCCGCAGCCGTCGTCTCTTCAAGTACTGCGGTCATCCTGAAGACCCTCGCGTCCAGGGGACAGCTCGGAACCCTTTCGAGCCGGGTGATGCTCGGTATGTCCATCGTCCAGGACATTCTCGTCATCCCTCTCATGGTGCTTCTTTCGAACCTCGATTCCACGGGCTTTTCCGCTTCGGGCATCCTGCTCCCGGTGGTGAAGGTCGTGCTTTTCGTGGCCGCCATGTTCTACATCGGGGCCCGGTATATCCCCCTGGTGCTGAAGGCGGTGGCGAAATGGGAGTCCCGGGAGCTCTTCCTGCTCACGGTCACCGCTATCGGCCTCGGCATCGGCTACCTGACCTACCTGTTCGACCTGTCCTTCGCCTTCGGGGCCTTCATGGCGGGTCTCGTGCTGAGCGAATCGGACTACGGCAGAAGGGCTCTCAGCGACCTTATTCCCGTGAGGGACATTTTCGGGCTCCTCTTTTTCGTCACCATCGGCATGCTTCTCGATCCCTTCTTCCTCGCCTCAAGGTTCGGCACGGTCCTCGGGCTGTTTGCCGCGACCGTCTTCGGGAAGGGGCTCATCCTGGCGGCGGTGACCAGGATCTTCGGCTACGGCAGGGTCATTCCCCTGGCGGTGTTCTTCGGCATGATACCCGTGTCCGAAATCGCCTTCATAGTGCTCCAGGAGGCTCTCGACTCGGGGGCCGTCGGCCGGGAAATGTACGCCCTCACGCTGAACACCGTGATCGTCTCCATGATCCTCGGGCCGCTGATCTCAGGCCTGACCGCCCCTATCTATTCCTTCACGCTGAAGCTCGGGAAGCCCTCCGCCGTTCGCTCGGTGAACCTCCCCGAAGCAGGACTCAAGGATCACGTGGTCCTCGCCGGGGGAGGAACCTTCGCCCGCCGGATGGCGGAAATCCTGACGGGCCTGGGGATAGCCCACGTGATCGTGGAGCCCCTCCATGAGAGCTTCCTGAAAGGAAAGGCCGCCGGGCTCACCATGATCCTCGGCAATCCCGCCCAGGACGTCGTTCTGGAGGCGGCATCCCCCGAGGCTGCCCGCCTCTGTGTGGTCACCGCCCAGGATCCTCCTGACGCCATGGATATCATCCGGGCCCTGCGCCGGCGGACCAGGGAGGGAAAGATCCTTGCCCTTTCGGTGAGCGATGAGCACATCCCCTTCCTGGAAGAAAACGCCGTCAGGGAAATCATCCGGCCCGAGGTGGAGGCAGGCCTGGAAATGGCCCGCCAGGTTCTTCTGTACCTGGATTTTCCTGCGACGGCGGTCTGGAACGAACTGAATGCCATTCGCCGGGCACTCTACGGGCCCCTCTACACCGCATTGCCGGAATACGAGGCTTCCACCAGGCTGCGGGACGCCGCCGGCCTCATGAACATGGAGTGGGTCTTTCTTCACGAGGGAACGCCCCTGGCGGGGAAAACCCTGGCCGAATCGGGCATCAGGCAGGTCTTCGGCGTGTCCGTGGTGGCGGTGGGGCGGGACGGTCATGTGATTACAGGCCCGGAAGGGTCGTTCCGCCTGGAGGCGGGCGACTACCTGGGCATCGTGGGTGACCCGGAGCGGAACGCGAAATTTCTCCTCTCCCAGAAGCCGGGCACGGAAAAATGACGGACCCCGGAGAATTCCGTCCCAGGTCATTTTCTTCCCGTGATATACTCTAAAGGCGATTTTTTGGAAAATACTTTTTCTTCCGGCGGACTTTTATTTCCCTTCCCGGAGACAGAACCGCTTCGGAAAGGCGTCCTGTTGAAAGGGAGGGCTGAAGATGGTGGAGAACAACGCTTTGGAAAAATTCATACCTCTGCGCACCGCTGATATCGTGGAGGCACTGTGCAGCGAAAAGACCCTTTCGGATGAGAAGAGCGAAAAATTCCGCAGGGTCGCCGGGCTGCTGCAGGCCATTTACCACTACGAGTTTCACGGAACCCTGATGCAGGCCAAGGACGCCTACCACCCTTTCAATCCCGACGCGGACACCCTGAAGCTTTGCGGGCCGGACGAAGATTACTCCGCCCGGTTCGACTCCATGGTGGATGCCCTCGAACGGCTTCTCGAGGCGGCGAACTACAGGGAGCTTTCCCTGGACGAACTGAACGAAATCATGACGGAAGCCGCTCCCAAGGGACTGAACATCGAAGTCAACAGGGAGAAGTACGAGAAGATCCTCATCTACCGACGGGGCAGAAAGAGCGTGGTCAAATCCCCCGACCCGACGGCGTGGTGGAACAGGTTCAGAAAGAAGAAACCTGAGCCCGAAACGGAGGAGATGCTCCAGCGGCTTCTCATCCTCATAAGACTGAAAAGCGGGGAGGACGTGGAGGCCTTTTACGACTACTATACGGAGACGGCTGGAGAAACGGGCCGGGAGAAGAATCGCCGCCTTCTCGGCGAAGCCGCTCTGGGGGGCCGGCAGAGCCCCCCGTCGGAAAGGGGCTCCAAAGTGCCCACGATTTTCCTGAAGGTTTTCAAGAACGTTCCCGTCTCCACCCTGGAGACCCTCTTCCCGGACGTGACTATCCGCATGACCCTCGTGGACAAGGGACTCATACTCCTTCCCCTCATCGGCGGTCTCTTCAGCGTGGTGAACAGGGTCATTCCGGCTCTGGTGGTGGTGGGCACGGTCCTTATGGCCCTGCTCCTGGGCCGGACGATCAACTGGAGCGATTTCCGGGACAAGCTCTTCCCCATCCTGGCCGCCTTCTCGGTTGTCGGCATGATCGCCTTCAAGGTATTCGCCACGTACAAGAACACCAAGGAAAAGCACCAGGCCCGGCTCATGAAGACCCTGTACTTCCACAACCTGGACAACAACGCCGGGGTATTCGACTTCCTGGTGAACGAGGCCGAGGAAGAAGAGTGCAAGGAAACCATCCTGGCGTACTACTTCCTCCTGGCGGAGCGGAATGCGTCGGGGCAGCCCTTTACCATGGAGGAACTGGACGACCGCATCGAGGAATGGATGCAGGAAAAGTTCGGCATCGTCATGGACTTCGAGGTGAAGGACGCCGTCCGGAAACTGGAGGAGAAGGGAATTCTCGAGCAGAAGGACGGACGGTATTCCGTCCCCTCCATCCGGAAAACCCTTGAGACTCTGGACGCCCTGTGGGACGATTTCTTCCCCTACAACAACGAGGCTTCGGCGGGGTCCTGACAAAACAGCCGCAAAAAACGGCCCCTCTCCGGGCAGGCCGGTGAGAGGCCGTTCATGTAAGAACTCAATGGAAGAAGGAATGAAGCATGGTGGTAAAGAGCACCATGCAGACGATGGCCACGGGGTAGGCGCCGCCGTAGCCGGCGCTCACCTCTTCGGTGCCCGTGGCGTCGATGGCCGCCCCGAGGCCGGGCGTGCTGGTCATGGCTCCGCATATCGCCCCGGCGAGAATGATCCAGTTGATCTTCCAGAGGTAGTGCCCCAGGAAAAACCCCGTCATTTCTGCCGCGAGGGCCGCGCAGACGCCCACCGCCATGAGAAGGACCCCGTGCTCCAGGAAGGCCTTCACCACTCCGCCCCCGGCGTTCAGGCCCACGATGGCGAGAAAGAACCCGAGGGAGATGCTGCGGATGGCTGAGAGAACCTTCTTGTCCATTCTCATGGGGAAGGGGCCGATGCGCTCGAAGCTCCCCGCCCCGAGGGCAAAGATGAGCGCTCCCCCCGTGGTGCCGAGGGCGACGGATCCAAGGCCGCCCAGGGGGACGGAGACCCTGCCGAGAACCGTTCCCCCGAGGATGCAGAAAACGAAGGAGAGCAGGGAAAAGGAGGGGGATTCGGGCCGCCTGTCCTCCACAGCGGGAGAAACGGTCTTCTTTTCAGCGGCGAGCTTTTCTTTCTCCTTCGCCACGTCGATCCCAAAGATGGCCGGGATGAGCTGGACGAAGAGCACAACCGCCATGACACCGAAGGGATAGGCCACGGAATAGCCTACGGTGACGTCGGGGTTCCCCCCCGTGGCCTCCAGGGCGGCTCCGAGACCGGGAGAGCTGGTCAGGGCGCCGGTGTAGGTTCCGGCGATCATGTGGGGGGATGCCTCGCCGGCGAAAAGGATGCCCATGAGCAGCGTCGCCAGGGCGCCCATGCCGGTCACCGCCACGGAGAGGAGGATGAACCTGAAGCCGTAGCGCTTCACCACCCGGGCGGTGTCCTCGGCGGCGAGGAGCCCCACGGCCACTACGAAGAACATGAGGTTCCAGGTGAAATAGTCGTTTGGAACGGTGTACCCCCACGCCCCCAAAAAGAGCCCCACGAACAGGGCACCGGAGATGCCGAGGTTGATGCCCCGGACGGAGATTTTCCCCACGAAAATGCCGAGGGTCACGGTGAGACTCATGAGAAACAGGTGGTTCTTCAACAGGGAATCAAAAAAGTCCACGAAAATCCATCTCCTTGCTCCGGTGGGAATCGCATACTATTCTACTTCATTTTTTACCTTCCAGTCACCGAAAAGTGAGGAGAAAAAACAATCCTGCCCGTCGATGCACGCCCGGCCGGTGTCGATGAAACCCCAGTCGTGGTCGCCCTTCAGGGGCAGGAACGACTTCGGTTTCCGGGCGGCCTCGAAGAGGATGGTTTCATGCTCCCCCCTGGACGATTTCGTCATCCGGGCTTGCGGCCGCGAGCACCGGGGGGAGGAGATATTCTTCATCCTGCCGGGGATGTTGAAGGCGTCCTCCACCATGAGCCTCACCGGAAGGAAAAAGTAGTGGTGCCTTCCCGCGTCGGCGAGGGAGGTGAAGGTGGGTTCGAGAATCAGGTCCGCAGGCCGGAATCGCTTCGCTGTCTGCGCCGCCACGGCCCCCGAGGGACCTGCCGAATATCGCGATCTCGCCGGCGAAGACATAGCCCCCACTTTCCAGGCAGACATACCCGGCGGCACGGTACGCCGGAAACCTCATGCGCATTTCTTCCCCTTCCCCGGACTTACCGGGCTGACCACTCTCCGCTGAGGATGACGAACTTGCTGCCTCCCCACCATTTTCCTGAAAAAGCCCCCTTGTGGAATGATCCGCTGAGATTACCGGACACTCTTTCGTTTATGTCGTACTTCTCTCCTTCGTCCAACATGTATCCTGCGGCAGTTCCCGCCCAATTCATAGAAAGGGTCCCCTTCCGGGGGTCATAGGTCCCGCTTCCGCCGGCCGAAATTTTCACGTTCTGTCCGTTTGCCGTGTACTGCCCGGAGATGACGGCCCGGGCTGACTGTCCGGAAACGGTAAGGGTGATCGTTCCGTTCCCGATGTTGGTCACGGCTCCCCTGTACGTTCCGTCGGCGACTTTCTCCGTGCTGTGTACCGACAGTGCGGTAAGGGAACCGAGAGACGCGCCTCCTCCTGAAAAAGACACCGCTATGCCTTTCGCGTCGCCCATGGCGAAGGCGGTCACCGACACGGAGGCACCCGGTGCGAGGGTTCCCGGCGAGGGTGGGCTTCCCCACCCCACGCCTCCGTCCAGGGATTGATTCAGCGGGGCGAGGGACACCGAAAAGCCGGGAATGGCTTTCCCGGAGACGTTCGTCACGGTAATATCAAAAGAAGTGCTCTCTTTGTCCATCAGCCGGGGGGTCACCGTCCAGCGGACCGGAACCTCGGGAGCGGTCGGCTCGTGTTTCAGGGGAGCTGGTGCGGGCTGGGGTTTGGGCTCTGGCGGCTGTACCGCCGGCTTGGGAGGCTCCACAGGCTTCCGGCTCGCCGGATCTATCTGCTGGGGGTAATCCTCCGGCATGTCGGGAGCGGGAAGAGCTGCAGACGTTTTCTCTTCCGCAGGCTTCTCTTCCTTTTTTTCCGCCTGGTCCTTTTCCTTCGCCTTCCGCTCCTCTTCGAGGCGAGCCACCCGTGCAATTTCCTTGTCCCGGGCTATCTCGGCGGCCACCTCGGCCTCGATCCGGATTTCCCGTTCGAGGACCGCCATGGTCCTGTCCTTTCCCTCCAGGCCGTAGGCGTCGCAGAGGCTCTCGAACCTTCCCTTGGCGAGGATCATGTCCACCGCCACGTCCTCCGCCTCGGCCCTGTCGGCGGCAAATCCGTTCTTGATGAGGTAGGTCTCGAGATACCGGTATTCCGCAGCCATAACGGCCTGGAAGAATTCATCCCTTTTCGCCTGGGCCCGGTCCTTCGGCCATTTGTCCACGGGGCCGACCACTTCCAGCATCCGGTTGTAGATCCGTTCGAAGTTCTTCTGCCCCACCCAGTTCGCCGCCGCGTCGCCCGCCATCTTCCCGATCTTCCCGAGAGCGACGAACTGTCCCACTATCGGGGCGGATGCCCCGAGCATTTTGCCGGCGGTGAACTCCCCCACTTTGTTCATGGCTTCTCCATGCTTGCCCTCAAGGACCAGCTTTCCTATGGAGACGAGATCCGAGGCGTCGGCGGCGTACCCCAAGGCCGCCGGGGAACTTCCGGTGAGTCCCATGATAAAGTCGTTGGCCGCCTGAACGGGGTCGGGAGAAGGCTGTTCCGGAAGCGCCCCGGCACAGGCCGGAAAAAGCAGAAGCGCCGCAGCGCACAGCAGGGTCGCGAAGTGTCTCTTTTTCATTACGGCCTCCTTTTTGTGCTACTGTATCCCCGAAGCGACGGCCTCCAGCCGGTCCGCCTTTTCGGGGTCGATTTTTCTCAGGATTTCCGTTTCCCTGCGCAGGCTGTCCTTCTTTCCCATTCCCGCAAAAGCGACTCCCCTCCCGTAGTGGGCGTCGGCGTACCCGGGGGCCAGCCGAAGGGCTTCGGAGAAGGATTTTTCGGCCTCGGAATATTTCTTCTCGCCGATAAGGCAGAAACCCAGGTTCAAATGGGCCATGGCGAATTCCGGCGCCAGGCGGACCGCCTCCAGGGCAGCTTTTTTGGCCTCCGGTACCCTGTTCAGTCCAAGATAGACCCTGGCCAGGTTGCTGTGGGCATAGGGATATTCGGGAGCCTGTTCCACCGCCTTTTCGAAGGCCTCCGCCGCCTCCTCCTGCCGGTTCAGGCTGAAAAGGGACACCCCCAGGTTGTACCACGCCAGCGGGTAGACCGGGCGGAGCTTCACGGCCCGCCGGAAGGCCGCGGCGGCCTTTTCCTGGTCCTGAAGCCCAACGTGGCAGATGCCTTCTGAATAATGAATTTCTGGAATGTCCTGCCGGATCTCCCGGGCCCGCTCGAACAGGGGGAGAGCGTCCCCGTACTGCTTCAGCGAGGCGTAGACCACACCGAGCTTCAGCAAGGGTTCCACCGAACGGGGGGACAAATCCGCAGCCCGCTTCAGGGATTCGATTGCACGGTCGTTTTTTCCGAGGACGGCATAAAGATCTCCGAGGTTGTAGTGGGGCACCCAGTATTTCCCGTCTGTTTCAGCGGCTTTCCGGAAGGCCGCCTCGGCTTCGTCGAACTGCTTCAGCTCCTTGCAGGCGACGCCGAGGCCGTTCCAGGCGGGGGCGTACGACGGTCTCAGCTCCGTGGTCCTCTTATAGGATACGTATGCCTCCCCGAACCGCTTCAGGCCGGACAGGGCAACCCCAAGGTTGAAATGGGCCTCCGGGTAATCCTCCTTCAGTGAAATCGCCCGGCGCAGCGCGACGACGGCCCGTTCATAGTCGCCCGCTCCGGCGGCCTTCATCCCGGCCTTGAAAAAGTCCTCCGGACCCGCTCCCCATGCAGCTGCCGAGAAGGCCAGTACAGCCACAAGGGCATAGAGAGGTATCGCTCGTTTTCCCATGAGATCAGCTCCTTTCCTGTTCTTCATTTCCGGGGTATGTCCTTTTCCGCGCGCTCCTCCTTCCCCTGC
This is a stretch of genomic DNA from Aminivibrio sp.. It encodes these proteins:
- a CDS encoding tryptophanase yields the protein MVTRVPPEPFRIKMVEPVHVPDQQERERALEAGHFNMFGLRSADVYIDLLTDSGTGAMSKQQWAAIMMGDEAYAGADSFYSLKKAVKDVLGFDYTIPVHQGRAAENVVFGSLLKEGDVIPFNMPFDTTRGHIFNAKASSVDCVIDEAFDRENPHPFKGNVDIAKLEKALADNEGRVPFIMVTITNNSGGGQPVSLKNLRDVSAVAKKHGIPLILDAARMAENAWFIKNREEGCRDMTVAEILKATMDTADAITVSCKKDPLVNIGGLVACRTEEMYYRVVPRVILFEGFATYGGLAGRDLEALAVGLREMVNEQHLTHRIAQVRYLGELLSEGGVPCIQPIGGHAVFIDAGAFLPHIPQGAYPADVLSVEIYREGAVRGIGLGALAFENVDEKTGERTFPKLELYRLAINRRTYTNSHMEYVAETVVNVYRRRDTIRYGLEVTYEPPVKGLKHFLAHLKPKNL
- the prxU gene encoding thioredoxin-dependent peroxiredoxin (Most members of this family contain a selenocysteine.) produces the protein MAEEKVSCAVPASTVEGPSFETAPAAEVKKEVVRMGVTVDMKAPDFTAPAYYKGKFTTVKLSDFAGKWVVLCFYPGDFTFVUASEVSAVADRYAEFQALGVEVISMSVDSQFVHKVWNDTELSKMVDGGVPFHMASDGGGAIGTVYGVYSPAQGVDFRGRFIIDPDGVIQAMEVLTPPVGRNVDETLRQVQAFQLVRETSGKEVTPSGWTPGGKVLNPGPDLVANVWKAWNPKDVYGKK
- a CDS encoding cation:proton antiporter, coding for MGIAADLIIVVLAGLLGGLAARRLNQPLILGYILAGIVVGPYTGGITLSDVDQVENLAEIGVALLLFSLGLEFSLRSILPIRAVALGGTGIQIVFTVALGWGIGRFMGWGTVPSLWFSAAVVSSSTAVILKTLASRGQLGTLSSRVMLGMSIVQDILVIPLMVLLSNLDSTGFSASGILLPVVKVVLFVAAMFYIGARYIPLVLKAVAKWESRELFLLTVTAIGLGIGYLTYLFDLSFAFGAFMAGLVLSESDYGRRALSDLIPVRDIFGLLFFVTIGMLLDPFFLASRFGTVLGLFAATVFGKGLILAAVTRIFGYGRVIPLAVFFGMIPVSEIAFIVLQEALDSGAVGREMYALTLNTVIVSMILGPLISGLTAPIYSFTLKLGKPSAVRSVNLPEAGLKDHVVLAGGGTFARRMAEILTGLGIAHVIVEPLHESFLKGKAAGLTMILGNPAQDVVLEAASPEAARLCVVTAQDPPDAMDIIRALRRRTREGKILALSVSDEHIPFLEENAVREIIRPEVEAGLEMARQVLLYLDFPATAVWNELNAIRRALYGPLYTALPEYEASTRLRDAAGLMNMEWVFLHEGTPLAGKTLAESGIRQVFGVSVVAVGRDGHVITGPEGSFRLEAGDYLGIVGDPERNAKFLLSQKPGTEK
- a CDS encoding DUF3754 domain-containing protein yields the protein MVENNALEKFIPLRTADIVEALCSEKTLSDEKSEKFRRVAGLLQAIYHYEFHGTLMQAKDAYHPFNPDADTLKLCGPDEDYSARFDSMVDALERLLEAANYRELSLDELNEIMTEAAPKGLNIEVNREKYEKILIYRRGRKSVVKSPDPTAWWNRFRKKKPEPETEEMLQRLLILIRLKSGEDVEAFYDYYTETAGETGREKNRRLLGEAALGGRQSPPSERGSKVPTIFLKVFKNVPVSTLETLFPDVTIRMTLVDKGLILLPLIGGLFSVVNRVIPALVVVGTVLMALLLGRTINWSDFRDKLFPILAAFSVVGMIAFKVFATYKNTKEKHQARLMKTLYFHNLDNNAGVFDFLVNEAEEEECKETILAYYFLLAERNASGQPFTMEELDDRIEEWMQEKFGIVMDFEVKDAVRKLEEKGILEQKDGRYSVPSIRKTLETLDALWDDFFPYNNEASAGS
- a CDS encoding YidE/YbjL duplication, which translates into the protein MDFFDSLLKNHLFLMSLTVTLGIFVGKISVRGINLGISGALFVGLFLGAWGYTVPNDYFTWNLMFFVVAVGLLAAEDTARVVKRYGFRFILLSVAVTGMGALATLLMGILFAGEASPHMIAGTYTGALTSSPGLGAALEATGGNPDVTVGYSVAYPFGVMAVVLFVQLIPAIFGIDVAKEKEKLAAEKKTVSPAVEDRRPESPSFSLLSFVFCILGGTVLGRVSVPLGGLGSVALGTTGGALIFALGAGSFERIGPFPMRMDKKVLSAIRSISLGFFLAIVGLNAGGGVVKAFLEHGVLLMAVGVCAALAAEMTGFFLGHYLWKINWIILAGAICGAMTSTPGLGAAIDATGTEEVSAGYGGAYPVAIVCMVLFTTMLHSFFH
- a CDS encoding tetratricopeptide repeat protein, with translation MGKRAIPLYALVAVLAFSAAAWGAGPEDFFKAGMKAAGAGDYERAVVALRRAISLKEDYPEAHFNLGVALSGLKRFGEAYVSYKRTTELRPSYAPAWNGLGVACKELKQFDEAEAAFRKAAETDGKYWVPHYNLGDLYAVLGKNDRAIESLKRAADLSPRSVEPLLKLGVVYASLKQYGDALPLFERAREIRQDIPEIHYSEGICHVGLQDQEKAAAAFRRAVKLRPVYPLAWYNLGVSLFSLNRQEEAAEAFEKAVEQAPEYPYAHSNLARVYLGLNRVPEAKKAALEAVRLAPEFAMAHLNLGFCLIGEKKYSEAEKSFSEALRLAPGYADAHYGRGVAFAGMGKKDSLRRETEILRKIDPEKADRLEAVASGIQ